The Sphingomonas sp. NBWT7 nucleotide sequence CCGGCGTCGTCTGCGGTGCGGGGGTCGCCGCACCACGCTGCTGCTGCGCGATCGCAACGCCGGTGAGCAGGCTGCTCGCCGCGAATGCGATGACGAATTTCTTCATGCTCGATCCTCCACTGATACGCTGCGTCCCCAACGGCCTGCGCCGCAAGTGGTTTCGCTCGCGTAGCGAATGGCGAGCGGTTTCAGCCGAGCAATGCGGCGAAGGAACGGATCGCGGCGGCCTCGTCGCCGCCCCAGACGGCGTTCGATACGGCAATGAAGTCCGCACCCGCCGCCACGAGCGGGGCGGCATTGTCGGGCGTAATCCCGCCGATCGCGACGCACGGCAACTCGAACAGCGCCGACCACCACGATAGGATCACCGGCTCGGGCCGGTGCTTCACCGTCTTGGTTACCGTGGGATAGAAGCTGCCGAAGGCGACGTAATCGGCGCCCGCGTCGCCCGCCTCCATCGCAAGATGGCGGCTGTCGTGGCACGTCACGCCGATCTGCACGTTGGGGCCAAGCAGCGCGCGTGCCTCGCGCGGATCGCCGTCGTCCTGCCCCAGGTGCACGCCATCCGCGCCGATCCGCTTGGCGAGGCTGGCGCTGTCGTTGACGATGAACGCGACGTCACGATCGGCGCAAATGCGCTGCAGCGGTTCGGCCAGCCGGGCGGCGTCATGCTGGTTGACGTCCTTCACGCGGAACTGGAACGCCGCGACGGGGCCGGCGTCGAGCGCGCGCGAGAGTCGATCCGCGAAGCCGCCCGTCACGTCCAGCGGTGAGACGAGGTACAGCTGGCATGGCGGACGGCGATCGTCGCGTCGGAACGAGGCGGCGAAATCTGGATCGAGCGGGCCGAGGGGATCGTCAGTCATCCCCTGCCGGTAGCCCCCCCGTGTCTGCTACGGAAGCCGCCAGTTCGGATGGCTGGCGGGTTCATCGCGCCGTCAGCCTTCGCCGGCATAACTGGCTTGATGCACTCACCCTTGCTCATCGCGGTCCAACTCTCGGCTCTGTTATCAGCCGCGTCGGCTTCTGCCGTCGCGCCGTTAGGGCAGGCGCGCCCAATCGGCGAACTGCGGGTAACCCCGCTTCGTGTGATCGAAGATAGCCGCGGCCCTCCTCGGGTCGCCTGCATATGGGCCGGCCGGCTGATCGTACGCACACGCATCGAACGGCACGGTACGCGGATCGAACGCGACCTCACGCTCGGAGCGCCGGACACGAACGGACTTGGCGTTGTCCTAGACGAAGTCACCGGCGGAAGAGCCGTGAAGGGCGAGCAGCGGCGGCGCTATCGCTTTCACTTCGCGGCGAGCTAACCGTCAGGGACGACCAGCACCCGTTCAGCGACGGGATGAGCAACTACACCGCTTCACCAGACGTACTAACATCACACGATTGTTGGATGCGTCATGAAAACCGTCACCCGTAGCGCCACGTTCGCCCTCGCCATCGTTCTGGCGGGCTGCGCAGCGGCGCCGTCCAGGCTGGCGACCCCTGCCGCGCCCGCGTACATCCCGCCCGTCACCGCGCCTGCCACGCTGAACGCGTCGGCAGCCCTCGCCGCGGCGGCCGCGACCGTCACCAATCCGCGCGTCGGCGGCGCGGCGATGCTCGGCACGCGCACGATCGCGGACAATTGCGCCGCGGCCCCGAACCTTCGTACCCTGTCGCGCGCCATCGCATCGGCCGAGACGCGGTCGACCCTCGCCGCGCCCGGCCCGATCACCGTTTTTGCGCCGACCGATCAGGCGTTCGACCGGCTGGCGGTGGGCGCGGTCGACCAGCTGCTCGCACTTACAAACCGGCCAACGTTGCAGCGGCTGGTCGCCTATCACGTCGTGCCCGGCGCGATCACGCTCGACCAGCTTCGCGCCCGTGTCGCGGCGAGCGGGGGCGCGGCCCGACTGACAACGGTCGAGGGCGATCCGCTCACCGTCACGCGCGACGGGGAGGCGGTGGTGCTCACCGACGTCAACGGCAACAAGAGCTTCGTCGAGACGCCCGACGTGCAGCAGACCAACGGCATCGTCCACGTCGTGAACGGCGTGCTAGTGCCTCGA carries:
- the thiE gene encoding thiamine phosphate synthase, with translation MTDDPLGPLDPDFAASFRRDDRRPPCQLYLVSPLDVTGGFADRLSRALDAGPVAAFQFRVKDVNQHDAARLAEPLQRICADRDVAFIVNDSASLAKRIGADGVHLGQDDGDPREARALLGPNVQIGVTCHDSRHLAMEAGDAGADYVAFGSFYPTVTKTVKHRPEPVILSWWSALFELPCVAIGGITPDNAAPLVAAGADFIAVSNAVWGGDEAAAIRSFAALLG
- a CDS encoding fasciclin domain-containing protein — its product is MKTVTRSATFALAIVLAGCAAAPSRLATPAAPAYIPPVTAPATLNASAALAAAAATVTNPRVGGAAMLGTRTIADNCAAAPNLRTLSRAIASAETRSTLAAPGPITVFAPTDQAFDRLAVGAVDQLLALTNRPTLQRLVAYHVVPGAITLDQLRARVAASGGAARLTTVEGDPLTVTRDGEAVVLTDVNGNKSFVETPDVQQTNGIVHVVNGVLVPRLG